From the genome of Phycodurus eques isolate BA_2022a chromosome 22, UOR_Pequ_1.1, whole genome shotgun sequence, one region includes:
- the kics2 gene encoding KICSTOR subunit 2, whose amino-acid sequence MATAEMLRPVSREQAILESFFAQLGVFSFDRAKDYVEKEKDGSSRSCGAVWAALLAALAHLAAAEKAYHNMTFLGHKMGGQSFFSRKDSTRTIYTSLHNELRKAATSGRHGQPGSASAAHLEELLCHLAEQLCHFAQARVDMADLYEKMHALAAQKNVNGEALAAALDAVLHKYSSKFHHPILGRLEESFQTEVDVVSQLLRCQGQVSEWRFLPALLSLHGAAAKLAAWGQLFQRQKETRKHLFGGQSHKSVQPPHLYAWLQRFQAALLAKFSFYFHEALSRQTGPAEMRALTARAAPDYHGKICSFVRKHDAGSVSLVFDTRGSESFQGHGYRHPHAYREAPKGVEQFPAVVSLPSGERPLTHWPNVVMMMGDRAAELDAPDKVVHFYDDKVQSTYYLARPEPHFTLVVILDGRKSDKDLGVVAFLQEMCGSLRNSKPFGGLKPGSKG is encoded by the exons ATGGCGACGGCGGAGATGCTGCGGCCGGTGTCCCGCGAGCAGGCCATCCTGGAGAGCTTCTTCGCGCAGCTCGGCGTGTTCTCCTTCGACCGCGCCAAGGACTACgtggagaaggagaaggacGGCAGCAGCCGCAGCTGCGGCGCCGTGTGGGCCGCGCTGCTGGCCGCCTTGGCTCACCTGGCCGCCGCCGAGAAGGCTTACCACAACATGACCTTCCTGGGACACAAAATGG gcGGTCAGTCGTTCTTCAGCCGCAAGGACTCCACGCGCACCATCTACACGTCCCTGCACAACGAGCTGCGCAAGGCGGCGACGTCGGGGCGGCACGGCCAGCCGGGCTCGGCGTCCGCGGCGCACCTGGAGGAGCTGCTGTGCCACCTGGCCGAGCAGCTGTGCCACTTCGCGCAGGCCCGCGTGGACATGGCCGACCTCTACGAGAAGATGCACGCGCTGGCCGCGCAGAAGAACGTCAACGGCGAGGCGCTGGCGGCGGCGCTGGACGCCGTGCTGCACAAGTACAGCTCCAA GTTCCACCACCCCATCCTGGGCCGCCTGGAGGAGAGCTTCCAGACGGAGGTGGACGTGGTGAGCCAGCTGCTGCGCTGCCAGGGCCAGGTGTCCGAGTGGCGCTTCCTGCCCGCCCTGCTCAGCCTGCACGGCGCCGCCGCCAAGCTGGCGGCGTGGGGGCAACTCTTTCAGCGGCAGAAGGAGACCCGCAAACATCTTTTCGGAGGTCAGTCCCACAAAAGCGTTCAGCCGCCGCACTTGTACGCCTGGCTGCAACGCTTCCAGGCCGCCCTGCTGGCCAAGTTCAGCTTCTACTTCCACGAAGCGCTGAGCCGCCAGACCGGCCCGGCCGAAATGCGGGCGCTGACGGCCCGCGCCGCGCCCGACTACCACGGCAAGATCTGCTCGTTCGTCCGAAAGCACGACGCCGGCAGCGTGTCGCTGGTGTTCGACACCCGCGGCTCCGAGAGCTTCCAGGGCCACGGCTACCGCCACCCGCACGCGTACCGCGAGGCGCCCAAGGGCGTGGAGCAGTTCCCCGCCGTGGTGTCGCTGCCGTCGGGCGAGCGCCCGCTCACGCACTGGCCCAACgtggtgatgatgatgggcGACCGCGCCGCCGAGCTCGACGCCCCGGACAAGGTGGTGCACTTCTACGACGACAAGGTCCAGAGCACCTACTACCTGGCCCGGCCCGAGCCGCACTTCACGCTGGTGGTCATCCTGGACGGCAGGAAGTCGGACAAGGACCTCGGCGTCGTGGCCTTCCTGCAGGAGATGTGCGGCTCGCTGCGCAACTCCAAACCCTTCGGCGGCCTCAAGCCGGGCTCCAAGGGGTGA